Proteins from one Malania oleifera isolate guangnan ecotype guangnan chromosome 4, ASM2987363v1, whole genome shotgun sequence genomic window:
- the LOC131154493 gene encoding uncharacterized protein LOC131154493 isoform X2, giving the protein MSSKERPTLGGTRIKTRKRNIAAPLDPATFADAVVQIYLDNAGDLELVAKSIESADLNFSRYGDTFFEVVFTGGRTQPGTTKPDEGERHSSSIIDCEPKRDAILPSVIYIQKILRRRPFLIKNLENVMRRFLQSLELFEENERKKLAIFTALAFSQKLSGLPPETVFQPLLKDNLVAKGLVLPFITNFFKEYLIDNSLDDLISILKRGKMEDNLLDFFPSAKRSAEAFSEHFTKEGLVALVEYNEKKIFEVKLKDMKSAVTTQISEETDISEVIETVEQHVKDAKLPDIEVVRILWDVIMDAVQWSGKNQQQNANAALRKVKTWAKLLNTFCTSGKLELELMYKVQIQCYEDAKLMKLFPEIVRSLYDQDVLAEDTILHWFRKGTNPKGRQTFVKALEPFVNWLEEAEEEE; this is encoded by the exons TGGTACGCGGATTAAGACCCGCAAACGGAACATCGCAGCGCCTCTGGACCCTGCCACATTTGCAGATGCAGTGGTCCAGATTTATCTGGATAATGCTGGTGATCTG GAACTTGTCGCTAAAAGCATCGAATCTGCCGACCTTAATTTTTCTAGATACGGTGACACTTTTTTTGAG GTTGTCTTCACTGGAGGGCGTACACAACCTGGCACAACAAAACCTGATGAGGGGGAGCGCCACTCTTCCTCTATAATAGATTGTGAGCCCAAGAGAGATGCCATTTTGCCATCTGTAATCTATATACAGAAGATTTTGCGGCGGAGGCCTTTTCTCATAAAGAATCTTGAAAATGTCATGCGAAGGTTCCTCCAGTCATTGGAGCTTTTTGAGGAAAATGAAAGGAAGAAGCTGGCAATTTTTACGGCACTTGCATTCTCCCAGAAGTTATCAGGGCTTCCACCGGAGACTGTGTTCCAGCCACTGCTCAAGGATAATCTCGTGGCCAAAGGGCTAGTGCTTCCATTTATTACAAACTTCTTCAAGGAATATCTTATTGATAATAGCCTCGATGATCTAATTTCAATTCTGAAGCGAGGAAAGATGGAGGACAATCTTCTTGACTTTTTCCCATCCGCAAAGCGATCTGCTGAAGCTTTCTCTGAGCATTTCAC CAAGGAAGGGCTAGTCGCCTTGGTTGAGTACAATGAGAAGAAAATATTTGAGGTGAAACTGAAGGACATGAAATCTGCAGTAACAACCCAGATATCAGAGGAAACTGATATTTCTGAAGTCATAGAAACTGTAGAGCAGCATGTGAAAGATGCTAAATTACCAGATATTGAGGTCGTGCGGATTTTGTGGGATGTCATAATGGATGCTGTTCAGTGGTCCGGGAAAAACCAGCAGCAAAATGCTAATGCAGCTCTTCGCAAG GTGAAAACATGGGCAAAACTCTTAAATACCTTCTGCACTAGTGGAAAGCTTGAGCTGGAACTCATGTACAAAGTTCAGATCCAATGCTATGAGGATGCTAAGCTGATGAAATTGTTCCCTGAAATTGTGAGGTCTCTCTATGACCAGGATGTACTTGCTGAAGATACCATTCTTCACTGGTTCCGCAAGGGAACGAATCCTAAGGGCAG GCAAACCTTTGTGAAGGCTTTGGAGCCATTTGTCAATTGGTTGGAGGAAGCcgaggaagaagaataa
- the LOC131154493 gene encoding uncharacterized protein LOC131154493 isoform X1 produces the protein MSSSKERPTLGGTRIKTRKRNIAAPLDPATFADAVVQIYLDNAGDLELVAKSIESADLNFSRYGDTFFEVVFTGGRTQPGTTKPDEGERHSSSIIDCEPKRDAILPSVIYIQKILRRRPFLIKNLENVMRRFLQSLELFEENERKKLAIFTALAFSQKLSGLPPETVFQPLLKDNLVAKGLVLPFITNFFKEYLIDNSLDDLISILKRGKMEDNLLDFFPSAKRSAEAFSEHFTKEGLVALVEYNEKKIFEVKLKDMKSAVTTQISEETDISEVIETVEQHVKDAKLPDIEVVRILWDVIMDAVQWSGKNQQQNANAALRKVKTWAKLLNTFCTSGKLELELMYKVQIQCYEDAKLMKLFPEIVRSLYDQDVLAEDTILHWFRKGTNPKGRQTFVKALEPFVNWLEEAEEEE, from the exons TGGTACGCGGATTAAGACCCGCAAACGGAACATCGCAGCGCCTCTGGACCCTGCCACATTTGCAGATGCAGTGGTCCAGATTTATCTGGATAATGCTGGTGATCTG GAACTTGTCGCTAAAAGCATCGAATCTGCCGACCTTAATTTTTCTAGATACGGTGACACTTTTTTTGAG GTTGTCTTCACTGGAGGGCGTACACAACCTGGCACAACAAAACCTGATGAGGGGGAGCGCCACTCTTCCTCTATAATAGATTGTGAGCCCAAGAGAGATGCCATTTTGCCATCTGTAATCTATATACAGAAGATTTTGCGGCGGAGGCCTTTTCTCATAAAGAATCTTGAAAATGTCATGCGAAGGTTCCTCCAGTCATTGGAGCTTTTTGAGGAAAATGAAAGGAAGAAGCTGGCAATTTTTACGGCACTTGCATTCTCCCAGAAGTTATCAGGGCTTCCACCGGAGACTGTGTTCCAGCCACTGCTCAAGGATAATCTCGTGGCCAAAGGGCTAGTGCTTCCATTTATTACAAACTTCTTCAAGGAATATCTTATTGATAATAGCCTCGATGATCTAATTTCAATTCTGAAGCGAGGAAAGATGGAGGACAATCTTCTTGACTTTTTCCCATCCGCAAAGCGATCTGCTGAAGCTTTCTCTGAGCATTTCAC CAAGGAAGGGCTAGTCGCCTTGGTTGAGTACAATGAGAAGAAAATATTTGAGGTGAAACTGAAGGACATGAAATCTGCAGTAACAACCCAGATATCAGAGGAAACTGATATTTCTGAAGTCATAGAAACTGTAGAGCAGCATGTGAAAGATGCTAAATTACCAGATATTGAGGTCGTGCGGATTTTGTGGGATGTCATAATGGATGCTGTTCAGTGGTCCGGGAAAAACCAGCAGCAAAATGCTAATGCAGCTCTTCGCAAG GTGAAAACATGGGCAAAACTCTTAAATACCTTCTGCACTAGTGGAAAGCTTGAGCTGGAACTCATGTACAAAGTTCAGATCCAATGCTATGAGGATGCTAAGCTGATGAAATTGTTCCCTGAAATTGTGAGGTCTCTCTATGACCAGGATGTACTTGCTGAAGATACCATTCTTCACTGGTTCCGCAAGGGAACGAATCCTAAGGGCAG GCAAACCTTTGTGAAGGCTTTGGAGCCATTTGTCAATTGGTTGGAGGAAGCcgaggaagaagaataa